In Verrucomicrobiota bacterium, one genomic interval encodes:
- a CDS encoding nucleoside monophosphate kinase — translation MNKYIIMGANGSGKGTQATRLCKIYDLIHISVGDIFRWNIQNHTKMAARVQRIIASGALVSDDVVEEVVKFRLDQHDWNYGFILDGFPRNRPQAEFFLESYDIDAVINIEVPDDVVVDRMLSRRLCSKCGLDYNLIFHRPKQEDVCDVCGGKLISRQDDNPDSIKERLKEYHDKTQPILDLFSRKEMIVQADGTQPPDQVQAQICGALDKAHAGKLGSSRSA, via the coding sequence ATGAATAAATACATCATTATGGGAGCCAATGGGTCTGGCAAGGGCACCCAGGCAACCCGCTTGTGCAAAATCTATGACCTCATTCATATTTCCGTGGGCGATATTTTCCGCTGGAACATCCAAAACCATACCAAGATGGCCGCGCGTGTGCAGCGCATCATCGCTTCCGGGGCGCTGGTTTCCGATGATGTGGTCGAGGAAGTGGTCAAGTTTCGTTTGGACCAGCATGACTGGAACTATGGGTTCATCCTGGATGGCTTTCCGCGTAACCGCCCGCAAGCAGAATTTTTCCTGGAATCATACGATATTGATGCCGTGATCAATATCGAAGTGCCCGATGACGTGGTGGTTGACCGAATGCTAAGCCGCCGGCTCTGTTCCAAATGCGGACTGGATTATAACCTGATTTTCCACCGACCCAAACAAGAGGATGTCTGCGACGTCTGCGGCGGTAAACTGATCAGCCGCCAGGATGATAACCCGGATTCCATCAAGGAACGCCTCAAGGAATATCACGACAAGACCCAACCCATCCTGGATTTGTTCAGCCGCAAGGAAATGATCGTGCAGGCGGATGGCACCCAACCGCCTGATCAGGTTCAAGCGCAGATTTGCGGCGCACTGGATAAGGCCCATGCCGGCAAGCTCGGTTCCTCGCGGTCTGCCTGA
- a CDS encoding RbsD/FucU family protein: MLKTGILNPRINDLLSRVRHTNTFVISDRGFPFWPQIETVDISLVDDLPTVLQVLNAIRPNFVLGKAWMAREFLEHNTPATQLAFAKALKGVTLTHEPHVEFKKRVPQAIGLIRTGDTTQYANMILESA, from the coding sequence ATGTTGAAAACTGGCATTTTGAATCCGCGCATCAACGACCTGCTCAGCCGGGTGCGTCATACGAACACCTTTGTCATCTCGGATCGCGGCTTTCCGTTCTGGCCGCAAATCGAGACGGTGGATATTTCCCTGGTGGATGATCTACCGACGGTACTGCAAGTGCTCAATGCGATCCGGCCTAACTTTGTGCTCGGCAAGGCCTGGATGGCGCGGGAATTCCTGGAGCATAACACCCCTGCCACTCAACTTGCGTTTGCGAAAGCCCTCAAAGGGGTCACCCTGACCCATGAACCGCATGTGGAGTTCAAGAAACGCGTACCCCAGGCGATTGGACTGATCCGCACGGGTGATACCACCCAATATGCGAACATGATTCTCGAATCGGCCTGA
- a CDS encoding acetate uptake transporter: MTNETIIKDNTANPAPLGLFAFGMTTVLLNLHNAGFYELNSMIMAMGICYGGVAQVIVGIMEWKKKNTFGTVAFTSYGLFWLSLVVLWVLPKVAGVTATDKKAVGCYLVVWGLFTFILLVGALKTNKALITVFATLTLLFFLLAAGDFTGNAMWTTIAGYEGIFTGLSAIYLGAAQVLNEMHGRTVLPIGECPKA, from the coding sequence ATGACTAATGAGACCATTATAAAAGATAATACAGCCAATCCAGCCCCGCTCGGGTTGTTCGCCTTCGGCATGACTACCGTGTTGCTCAACCTGCATAATGCCGGGTTCTATGAGTTGAACAGTATGATCATGGCCATGGGGATTTGCTATGGTGGCGTGGCGCAAGTCATCGTCGGCATTATGGAGTGGAAGAAAAAGAACACCTTTGGCACGGTGGCGTTCACTTCCTACGGGTTGTTCTGGTTGAGCTTGGTTGTGCTTTGGGTGCTGCCCAAAGTGGCAGGTGTGACTGCCACCGATAAAAAGGCGGTGGGTTGCTATCTCGTCGTTTGGGGATTATTCACGTTCATTCTCCTCGTGGGGGCCTTGAAAACCAATAAAGCCTTGATTACGGTATTCGCCACCTTGACCCTATTATTCTTCTTGTTGGCCGCTGGCGATTTCACCGGCAATGCCATGTGGACCACCATTGCCGGCTACGAGGGTATTTTCACCGGTCTCTCCGCTATTTATCTGGGTGCGGCTCAAGTGCTGAATGAGATGCATGGCCGGACGGTGTTGCCCATCGGCGAATGCCCCAAGGCCTGA